A window from Leptothermofonsia sichuanensis E412 encodes these proteins:
- the rpsU gene encoding 30S ribosomal protein S21: MTQVVLGENEGIDSALRRFKRQVSKAGILADLRSHRHFETPLEKRKRKAIVARRKRRYN; the protein is encoded by the coding sequence ATGACCCAGGTAGTTCTTGGCGAAAACGAAGGAATTGATTCAGCATTACGTCGTTTTAAGCGGCAGGTTTCTAAAGCCGGAATTTTAGCAGATTTAAGATCACATCGACATTTTGAAACGCCTCTGGAGAAGCGCAAGCGTAAGGCGATCGTGGCCCGACGTAAGAGACGCTACAACTAA
- a CDS encoding RelA/SpoT family protein → MNLAASVSSIETSSAIEFVVPDWLRECLSNWQSSDGGVGREAVKDADLICRAFEFAYSLHEGQRRASGEPYIIHPVAVAGLLRDLGGGSAMIAAGFLHDVVEDTNVTADELEDRFGQEVRLLVEGVTKLSKFNFSSKTERQAENFRRMFLAMAQDIRVIVVKLADRLHNMRTLEYLPDQKRRQIALETREIFAPLANRLGIGRFKWELEDLAFKYLEPESYREIQELVAEKRADREARLTQIAETLKDRLIQIGIHCVEISGRPKHLYGIYQKMQRQQKGYNEIYDVAAIRIIVNTNDECYRALAVVHDMFRPIPGRFKDYIGLPKPNRYQSLHTVVIGNTGRPLEVQIRTLEMHHIAEYGIAAHWKYKETGSSNVQMTTTDEKFTWLRQLLDWQNDLKDAQEYLENVKDDLFGGDVYVFTPHGDVVPLSRGATPVDFAYRIHTEVGNHCAGARVNERMVTLDTPLKNGDIVEIITQKNSRPSLDWLNFVVTPGARNRIRQWYKRSNREENIARGREMLERELGKNGFEALLKSAPMQATAERCNYHSVEDLLAALGYGEITLNLTLNRLREAVKAQQPIVKSSEGVSADAQIIPLLPSVAKPTPVYPPSKSPIIGVEGLLYHLAGCCTPVPGEPIIGAVTRGRGISIHRQGCPNVEQIPGDRLVPVHWNLVETESGRPQTYPVDIQIEVIDRVGVLKDILSRLTDNNINVRNAQVKTYPDQTAIIDLGIDIRDHEQLERTFTQIKKLSDVLNLRRLSQAEES, encoded by the coding sequence CGTTAAAGATGCCGATCTGATCTGTCGAGCGTTTGAGTTTGCCTACAGTCTGCATGAGGGACAACGCCGGGCCTCTGGTGAGCCTTACATTATTCATCCGGTAGCCGTAGCTGGCTTACTGCGGGACTTGGGCGGTGGTAGTGCTATGATTGCGGCTGGCTTCCTGCACGATGTAGTTGAAGATACAAATGTGACTGCCGATGAGTTAGAGGATCGGTTTGGCCAGGAAGTCCGGCTGCTGGTTGAGGGCGTTACCAAGCTATCTAAGTTCAACTTTTCCAGCAAAACAGAGCGTCAGGCAGAAAACTTCCGCCGCATGTTTCTGGCAATGGCACAGGACATTCGCGTCATTGTCGTCAAACTGGCTGATCGCCTGCACAACATGAGGACTTTAGAATACCTGCCGGATCAAAAGCGACGCCAAATTGCCCTCGAAACTCGAGAGATCTTTGCACCACTGGCAAACCGACTGGGGATCGGTCGTTTTAAGTGGGAACTGGAAGATCTGGCATTCAAATACTTAGAACCCGAATCTTACCGGGAAATTCAGGAACTGGTTGCTGAAAAGCGGGCGGATCGGGAAGCCCGCCTGACCCAAATTGCTGAAACGTTGAAGGACCGGTTAATCCAAATTGGCATTCACTGTGTTGAGATCAGCGGTCGCCCCAAGCATCTCTATGGCATCTATCAGAAAATGCAGCGACAGCAGAAGGGATATAACGAAATCTATGATGTTGCTGCCATCCGTATCATCGTTAATACAAATGACGAATGCTACCGTGCTCTGGCAGTTGTGCACGATATGTTTCGCCCGATTCCTGGGCGGTTTAAAGACTATATTGGGTTACCTAAACCCAATCGCTACCAATCTCTTCATACAGTGGTAATTGGCAACACAGGCAGACCCCTGGAAGTCCAGATCCGCACGCTGGAAATGCACCATATTGCTGAGTATGGGATCGCTGCCCACTGGAAATATAAAGAGACGGGCAGTTCCAATGTTCAGATGACCACAACCGACGAAAAATTTACCTGGTTGCGGCAACTGCTAGACTGGCAAAATGATCTGAAGGATGCCCAGGAATACCTGGAAAACGTCAAAGACGACTTATTTGGTGGGGATGTGTACGTCTTTACACCCCACGGAGATGTGGTTCCGTTGAGTCGGGGGGCGACTCCTGTTGATTTTGCCTATCGAATTCATACTGAAGTTGGCAATCATTGCGCCGGGGCACGGGTGAATGAGCGCATGGTGACCCTGGATACCCCATTGAAAAATGGGGACATCGTTGAAATTATCACCCAAAAGAATTCCCGCCCCAGTCTAGACTGGCTTAATTTTGTTGTTACTCCTGGGGCACGCAATCGGATTCGTCAATGGTATAAGCGATCTAATCGCGAGGAAAATATTGCCCGTGGTCGCGAAATGCTGGAGCGGGAACTGGGGAAAAATGGCTTTGAAGCACTCCTTAAATCTGCCCCTATGCAGGCAACCGCAGAGCGATGTAATTACCACAGTGTAGAAGACCTGCTGGCAGCCCTTGGATACGGTGAAATTACCCTCAACCTGACCCTCAATCGTCTCCGCGAAGCCGTCAAGGCGCAACAGCCGATTGTGAAATCCTCTGAGGGGGTGAGTGCCGATGCCCAGATTATTCCCTTGCTGCCCTCCGTTGCCAAACCAACACCTGTTTATCCTCCCAGCAAGTCTCCCATCATTGGTGTTGAAGGACTGCTCTATCACCTTGCAGGTTGTTGTACGCCAGTTCCCGGTGAACCGATTATTGGAGCCGTCACGCGCGGGCGTGGGATTTCTATCCATCGTCAGGGCTGCCCCAATGTAGAGCAAATACCGGGCGATCGCCTGGTTCCTGTCCACTGGAATCTGGTTGAAACAGAAAGTGGGCGCCCTCAAACCTATCCAGTCGATATTCAAATCGAGGTGATCGACCGGGTAGGGGTGTTAAAAGATATTTTGTCGCGCCTGACTGATAACAATATCAATGTCCGCAATGCCCAGGTCAAGACTTACCCTGACCAGACGGCCATTATTGATTTGGGGATTGACATCCGCGATCATGAACAGCTCGAACGAACCTTCACCCAGATTAAGAAACTCAGTGATGTTCTAAACCTGCGCCGCCTCAGCCAGGCCGAGGAAAGTTGA